The following are from one region of the Pseudomonas putida genome:
- a CDS encoding TIM barrel protein: MNNKIQERFNALLSHKVVGHETAPVLTEALAQRLLERLGQLRLFAHAYPLLTNLTHGRVTPADLLDFAYRHELQGLSLHLLDGEEYSLSQMSPVQLQAFASKAKALGLDVHLEISSTLKKDVDQVIAIAKALGVRNIRVYSRYEGTLSRVMDVIETDLHYLAQQADANDLYFDFEQHEELKSSEIAQLLNRLNHPRLHALFDFGNMINACEQPLQALHNLAPHIRQVHLKGVRIVPEQKGFGHYGVLQGSDEDDLPSARMLFELLMLGEATPQVIAFILEQENHYVAPAFRQHVEAADPFIAYREMSETPLPKGYSLERMLADEHRWANNQVAYVRRVLGELRILAELTLATPSNA, translated from the coding sequence ATGAACAACAAGATCCAGGAACGATTCAACGCCTTGCTGAGCCATAAGGTGGTCGGGCACGAGACGGCTCCAGTGCTGACGGAGGCACTGGCCCAGCGGTTGCTCGAGCGTCTCGGGCAATTGCGCCTGTTTGCCCACGCCTACCCGCTACTCACCAACCTCACCCACGGTCGTGTCACCCCGGCCGACCTGCTGGACTTCGCCTATCGCCACGAGCTGCAAGGTCTGAGCCTGCACTTGCTCGACGGCGAGGAATACAGCCTGAGCCAGATGTCACCAGTGCAGCTCCAGGCGTTTGCCAGCAAGGCCAAGGCGCTGGGGCTGGATGTGCACCTGGAAATCAGCAGCACGCTGAAAAAGGATGTCGACCAGGTGATCGCCATCGCCAAGGCCCTGGGGGTGCGCAACATCCGTGTTTACTCACGTTACGAGGGCACGCTGTCGCGGGTCATGGACGTGATCGAGACCGACCTGCACTACCTCGCACAACAGGCCGACGCCAACGATCTGTACTTTGACTTCGAGCAGCATGAAGAGCTCAAGAGCAGCGAAATCGCGCAACTGCTCAACCGTCTGAACCACCCTCGCCTGCATGCCCTGTTCGACTTCGGCAACATGATCAATGCCTGCGAACAGCCCCTGCAGGCCCTGCACAACCTGGCGCCGCACATCCGCCAGGTTCACCTCAAGGGCGTGCGCATCGTCCCCGAACAAAAGGGCTTCGGCCACTACGGCGTATTGCAAGGCAGCGACGAAGATGATCTGCCCAGCGCCCGCATGCTGTTCGAGCTGTTGATGCTGGGCGAAGCCACCCCACAGGTGATCGCGTTCATTCTTGAGCAGGAAAACCACTACGTGGCCCCGGCCTTCCGCCAGCACGTTGAAGCGGCCGACCCCTTCATTGCTTACCGGGAGATGAGCGAAACGCCGCTCCCGAAAGGCTACTCGCTCGAGCGCATGCTGGCCGACGAACACCGCTGGGCGAACAACCAGGTGGCCTATGTCCGACGCGTGCTGGGCGAACTGCGCATCTTGGCTGAACTGACCCTGGCCACCCCTTCCAACGCCTGA